A stretch of the Carassius carassius chromosome 6, fCarCar2.1, whole genome shotgun sequence genome encodes the following:
- the scoca gene encoding short coiled-coil protein A isoform X1, with protein MEGDVDEDDGTFTNISLVDDSADGEATVQRFRPEDQYSTMNCEIDGDMENQVEQEEKTRLINQVLELQHTLEDLSARVDAVKEENLKLKSENQVLGQYIENLMSASSVFQTTDTKSKRK; from the exons ATGGAGGGAGACGTGGATGAAGATGATGGGACTTTTACTAACATTTCACTAGTTGATGATTCAG CTGACGGAGAAGCGACAGTCCAGCGCTTCAGACCGGAGGACCAGTACAGCACCATGAACTGTGAGATTGATG GAGATATGGAGAATCAAGTCGAGCAAGAGGAGAAGACGAGACTCATAAACCAAGTCTTGGAGCTCCAGCACACACTTGAAG ATCTCTCTGCGCGTGTGGACGCAGTGAAGGAGGAGAACCTTAAGCTCAAATCAGAGAACCAGGTTCTCGGGCAGTACATTGAGAACCTCATGTCCGCCTCCAGCGTGTTTCAGACCACTGACACCAAAAGCAAACGAAAATAA
- the scoca gene encoding short coiled-coil protein A isoform X2, with the protein MNCEIDGDMENQVEQEEKTRLINQVLELQHTLEDLSARVDAVKEENLKLKSENQVLGQYIENLMSASSVFQTTDTKSKRK; encoded by the exons ATGAACTGTGAGATTGATG GAGATATGGAGAATCAAGTCGAGCAAGAGGAGAAGACGAGACTCATAAACCAAGTCTTGGAGCTCCAGCACACACTTGAAG ATCTCTCTGCGCGTGTGGACGCAGTGAAGGAGGAGAACCTTAAGCTCAAATCAGAGAACCAGGTTCTCGGGCAGTACATTGAGAACCTCATGTCCGCCTCCAGCGTGTTTCAGACCACTGACACCAAAAGCAAACGAAAATAA
- the LOC132142582 gene encoding calnexin-like: MKSRWSWTCLLLLCFSMATWAQTEELDDEEEAQVEDGDVDIEADSGESTEADANVSFQVTYKTPVPTGEVYFTATFDDESMSSWQVSKTMKEDADEDIAKYDGKWEVESLKENKVPGDLGLVLKSRAKHHAISALLNRPFVFKDKPLIVQYEVNFQNGIDCGGAYIKLLSDSEDLDLDQFNDRTPYSIMFGPDKCGEDYKLHFIFRHKNPLNGDVEEKHAKRPDVDLKKIYTDKKTHLYTLVLNPDNSYEIFIDQSSVSRGSLLTDVVPPVNPAKEVDDPKDSKPEDWDERAKIPDPEAVKPDDWDEDAPAKVPDPDAVKPDGWLDDEPEFVSEPTAEKPDDWDEEMDGEWEAPQVPNPACSAAPGCGEWKPPMINNPQYKGKWKAPLIDNPNYQGVWSPRKIANPEYFEDLHPFRMESFRAVGLELWSMTSDIYFDNFIITSEKEVADRWAADSWGLKKLVASANEPGVLSQLALAAEERPWLWVVYILTIGLPIGLAVLFCWPKKSDDDYVYKKIDEPKAEPEEVAEEEEEEEEEEEAEKGKAEDEAKAEEDAEATGNENGDGMDKDIGKDGGDTEDEDEASKPNDSPSEDEMKDADEGIQSTGEEPKAVRKRRIRKD; this comes from the exons aTGAAGTCGCGGTGGAGCTGGACGTGTCTATTGTTACTCTGCTTCTCCATGGCAACATGGGCCCAGACAGAAGAGCTGGATGATGAAGAGGAGGCTCAAGTGGAAGATGGAGATGTGGACATCGAGGCAGACAGTGGAGAAAGCACCGAAGCAGACGCCAATGTGTCTTTTCAG GTAACATACAAGACCCCGGTTCCAACAGGAGAGGTGTACTTCACCGCAACGTTTGATGATGAATCTATGAGCAG TTGGCAGGTGTCTAAAACAATGAAAGAGGATGCCGATGAAGATATTGCAAAATATGACG GTAAATGGGAGGTTGAGTCCCTGAAGGAAAACAAGGTGCCTGGTGATTTGGGCTTGGTGCTGAAATCTCGTGCTAAGCACCATGCCATCTCGGCTCTGCTGAACAGACCGTTCGTATTTAAGGACAAGCCCCTTATTGTGCA GTATGAGGTCAATTTTCAAAACGGAATTGACTGTGGCGGTGCTTACATCAAGCTACTGTCAGACTCAGAAGATTTAGACCTG GATCAGTTTAATGACCGAACACCGTACAGTATCATGTTTGGGCCGGACAAATGTGGAGAGGACTACAAACTGCACTTCATCTTCAGACATAAAAACCCGCTTAATGGAGATGTGGAAGAAAAACATGCCAAACGACCAGATGTTGATCTGAAGAAGATCTACACCGATAAAAAGACTCATCTCTATACACTTG ttttaaaTCCAGACAATAGCTATGAGATATTTATAGACCAGTCCAGTGTTAGCAGAGGAAGTCTGTTGACAGATGTCGTTCCTCCTGTGAACCCTGCAAAAGAGGTTGACGATCCCAAAGACTCCAAGCCAGAGGACTGGGATGAGAGAGCCAAAATCCCTGACCCAGAAGCAGTCAAACCTGACGACTG GGATGAGGATGCCCCAGCTAAGGTGCCTGATCCTGATGCAGTGAAGCCTGATGGTTGGTTGGATGATGAGCCAGAGTTTGTGTCTGAGCCCACTGCAGAAAAGCCTGATGACTG GGATGAAGAAATGGATGGAGAATGGGAGGCTCCTCAGGTGCCAAATCCAGCATGTTCAGCCGCTCCTGGCTGTGGTGAATGGAAGCCGCCCATGATCAATAATCCTCAGTATAAGGGCAAATGGAAAGCTCCTCTCATAGATAACCCCAACTACCAG GGTGTGTGGAGTCCACGGAAGATTGCAAACCCTGAATACTTTGAGGATCTTCATCCGTTTAGGATGGAGTCCTTCAGAGCTGTGGGTCTGGAGCTGTGGTCTATGACTTCTGACATTTACTTTGACAATTTTATTATTACCTCGGAAAAGGAAGTGGCGGACCGCTGGGCTGCAGACAGCTGGGGACTCAAAAAACTGGTGGCTAGTGCCAATGAG CCTGGAGTGTTGAGTCAGTTGGCACTGGCTGCAGAAGAGAGGCCCTGGCTGTGGGTGGTTTACATCCTTACTATTGGTTTGCCTATTGGACTGGCTGTGCTTTTCTGCTGGCCAAAG AAATCAGATGATGACTATGTATACAAGAAAATCGATGAGCCCAAAGCCGAACCAGAGGAGgtagcagaagaagaagaagaagaggaggaagaagaggaggcgGAGAAAGGGAAAGCTGAAGATGAAGCTAAAGCAGAGGAAGATGCTGAAGCTACTG GTAATGAGAATGGAGATGGGATGGACAAGGACATTGGAAAAGATGGTGGAGATACAGAGGATGAGGACGAGGCCAGTAAGCCAAATGACAGTCCCTCAGAGGATGAA ATGAAGGACGCTGATGAAGGAATTCAGAGCACAGGAGAAGAACCCAAAGCTGTGAGAAAGAGAAGAATACGGAAGGACTGA